A portion of the Natronococcus sp. AD-5 genome contains these proteins:
- a CDS encoding FAD-binding oxidoreductase: MPEPQTEIDEETVQGFGAELRGEVLRRGDAGYDGARTIWNGMIDKRPVLIARCAGAADVITAVNFAREYNLEIAVRGGGHNVAGTAVCDDGIVIDLSAMRAVWVDPRARTARVQGGALWSDVDHETQVHELVTTGGIVSHTGVAGLTLGGGIGWLMRKHGLTVDNLLSADVVTADGEFVRASEDEDSDLFWALRGGGGNFGIVTSFEFALHPVGPTVLAGPVFWPADDTADVLCFYRDFVRDAPDELGTVVKFGTIPPLPVVPEELHWRPAVAINACHAGPVEGGESVLRPLREHGTPLLDLVSPKPYVAHQSGLDSTVLHGWHYYWKSTDLPELSDDLIDVFVNHAFSAESPRSYSVLFHLGGAVSRIDNDATAYTGRHAPHNININGVWRPDEAEEFAESEIAWVRRFLDALEPYREGVYVNFLDADDGTQRVREAYDEHTYRRLAEIKAEYDPDNVFHLNQNIEPTG; encoded by the coding sequence ATGCCAGAACCACAAACCGAAATAGACGAAGAAACAGTCCAAGGGTTCGGCGCAGAGCTGCGAGGCGAAGTCCTTCGCCGAGGGGACGCGGGCTATGACGGAGCGCGCACAATTTGGAACGGGATGATCGATAAACGGCCAGTCCTCATTGCCCGGTGTGCGGGCGCCGCGGACGTGATCACGGCAGTGAACTTCGCACGAGAGTACAACCTTGAAATCGCTGTGCGCGGCGGCGGCCACAACGTCGCCGGCACCGCCGTCTGCGACGACGGCATCGTTATCGACCTCTCAGCGATGCGGGCCGTGTGGGTCGACCCGCGCGCGCGGACCGCCCGGGTACAGGGCGGTGCCCTGTGGAGTGACGTCGACCACGAGACCCAGGTCCACGAACTTGTGACCACGGGCGGCATCGTCAGCCACACCGGCGTTGCCGGGCTCACCCTCGGCGGCGGAATCGGCTGGCTGATGCGCAAGCACGGCCTCACCGTCGACAACCTGCTCTCCGCCGATGTGGTTACCGCCGATGGCGAGTTCGTCCGAGCCTCGGAAGACGAGGACTCGGACCTGTTTTGGGCGTTGCGGGGAGGCGGTGGAAACTTCGGGATCGTAACCTCCTTCGAGTTCGCCCTCCACCCTGTCGGTCCCACTGTACTCGCCGGCCCCGTGTTCTGGCCAGCGGACGACACCGCCGACGTGCTGTGCTTCTACCGCGACTTCGTGCGGGATGCGCCCGACGAGTTGGGCACTGTCGTCAAGTTCGGGACCATCCCTCCTCTCCCGGTCGTCCCCGAGGAGCTTCACTGGCGACCCGCCGTGGCCATCAACGCCTGCCACGCGGGCCCAGTTGAGGGGGGTGAAAGCGTGCTCCGACCGCTGCGCGAACACGGCACACCGCTTCTCGACCTGGTCTCTCCCAAGCCGTATGTGGCGCATCAGAGCGGGCTCGACAGCACCGTTCTCCATGGATGGCACTACTACTGGAAGTCGACCGACTTGCCCGAACTGTCCGACGACCTAATCGACGTGTTCGTCAACCACGCCTTCTCGGCGGAATCACCCCGTTCGTACTCGGTGCTGTTCCATCTCGGCGGAGCAGTGAGCCGGATCGATAATGACGCCACCGCCTACACCGGTCGGCACGCGCCTCACAACATCAACATCAACGGCGTGTGGCGTCCCGACGAGGCGGAGGAGTTCGCCGAGTCGGAGATCGCGTGGGTCCGTCGATTTTTGGATGCACTCGAACCGTACCGAGAGGGCGTCTACGTGAATTTCCTCGATGCCGATGACGGCACCCAACGGGTCCGTGAAGCCTACGATGAGCACACCTACCGACGGCTCGCCGAGATCAAGGCCGAATACGACCCCGACAACGTGTTTCACCTCAACCAGAACATCGAGCCGACAGGCTGA
- a CDS encoding chorismate mutase, translating into MTADENTTDGSDTTDRVPEEMNLEELREEIQTIDREIVELIAQRTYVADTIAAVKGEKGLPTTDEKQEEQVMERAGRNAEQFDVDANLVKAIFRLLIELNKVEQRSNR; encoded by the coding sequence ATGACAGCAGACGAGAACACGACGGACGGCAGCGACACGACGGACCGAGTACCCGAAGAGATGAACCTCGAGGAACTGCGCGAGGAGATTCAGACGATCGACCGCGAGATCGTCGAACTGATCGCCCAGCGCACCTACGTCGCGGATACGATCGCGGCGGTCAAAGGCGAGAAGGGGTTGCCGACGACCGACGAGAAACAGGAGGAACAGGTGATGGAGCGTGCGGGGCGAAACGCGGAGCAGTTCGACGTCGACGCGAATCTCGTGAAAGCGATCTTCCGGCTGCTGATCGAACTGAACAAAGTGGAGCAAAGGAGCAACCGGTAG
- a CDS encoding shikimate kinase: MDGRAVAPAAGTVLNALATGRGSAFAIDLETTATVELTTDGEVDGTIAGRPEADATLIERCAALTIDEYAATAGLTSTDVGARVTTDSDVPMAAGLKSSSAAANATVLATLDALEIRDAVERIEACRLGVRAAREAGVTATGAFDDASASMLGGVTVTDNTSDELLAREPIEWNALVYTPPEQAYSADADVAACKRIAPMAELVEELALEGRYGEAMTVNGFAFCGALEFPTGPMLEALPDVTGVSLSGTGPSYVAVGDRATLEGVRDRWNDRDGTTRLLTTRTDGTRTT; this comes from the coding sequence ATGGATGGCCGGGCCGTAGCTCCGGCGGCCGGAACGGTGTTGAACGCACTGGCGACCGGCCGCGGATCGGCGTTCGCGATCGACCTCGAGACGACCGCAACCGTCGAACTCACGACCGACGGCGAGGTCGACGGAACCATCGCGGGCCGACCGGAGGCCGACGCCACGCTCATCGAGCGATGTGCGGCGCTGACGATCGACGAGTACGCAGCGACGGCGGGGCTGACGTCGACCGACGTCGGCGCTCGCGTGACGACGGACAGCGACGTCCCGATGGCCGCCGGACTGAAGAGTTCCAGCGCCGCGGCCAACGCCACGGTGCTCGCGACGCTCGACGCCCTCGAGATTCGCGACGCCGTGGAACGCATCGAGGCCTGCCGCCTCGGCGTCCGGGCGGCCCGCGAGGCGGGCGTGACGGCGACGGGCGCGTTCGACGACGCCAGCGCGAGCATGCTCGGCGGCGTCACCGTCACCGACAATACCAGCGACGAACTGCTCGCCCGCGAACCGATCGAGTGGAATGCGCTCGTCTACACGCCGCCGGAGCAGGCCTACAGCGCCGACGCCGACGTCGCCGCCTGCAAGCGGATCGCGCCGATGGCCGAACTCGTCGAGGAACTCGCGCTCGAAGGGCGCTACGGCGAGGCGATGACGGTCAACGGCTTCGCCTTCTGCGGCGCGCTCGAGTTCCCGACGGGACCGATGCTCGAGGCCCTGCCCGACGTGACCGGCGTCTCGCTCTCGGGAACGGGGCCGAGCTACGTCGCCGTCGGCGACCGGGCGACGCTCGAGGGAGTACGGGATCGGTGGAACGACCGCGACGGAACGACACGATTACTGACGACGCGAACCGACGGAACACGAACGACATGA
- a CDS encoding DUF5796 family protein codes for MSQRSNVAPSTIGVDLVEGGVVVQYLDGRDVFYHGPPTPVEGAVKTPPGKEVHVLVTDPDGVEGVMTYVNDRNTHDDILESTGVGRVMLEGDDEEELFPGVTVSTAAYSIRVEADLSAVDGRVFVFAEDEMSEHAYELVDEAD; via the coding sequence ATGAGCCAACGCAGCAACGTCGCACCCAGCACGATCGGCGTCGACCTCGTGGAGGGCGGCGTCGTCGTCCAGTACCTCGACGGCCGGGACGTGTTCTACCACGGGCCGCCGACGCCGGTCGAGGGCGCGGTGAAGACGCCGCCCGGAAAGGAGGTCCACGTTCTCGTCACCGACCCCGACGGCGTCGAGGGCGTCATGACCTACGTCAACGACCGCAACACGCACGACGACATCCTCGAGTCGACCGGCGTCGGCCGCGTGATGCTCGAAGGCGACGACGAGGAAGAGCTGTTCCCGGGCGTGACCGTCTCGACGGCGGCGTACTCGATCCGCGTCGAGGCCGACCTCTCGGCGGTCGACGGCCGCGTCTTCGTCTTCGCGGAGGACGAGATGAGCGAACACGCCTACGAGCTCGTCGACGAGGCCGACTGA
- a CDS encoding DUF7508 domain-containing protein, with amino-acid sequence MPLRKPWRDLDRNAVARAPDRPGVYELGDGSGTVLSVDHGVLRDELKTALAYGDGERVRWTETHTLDRARELATDHRDRLE; translated from the coding sequence ATGCCGTTGCGAAAGCCCTGGCGCGACCTCGACCGGAACGCGGTCGCGCGCGCACCCGACCGACCCGGCGTCTACGAACTCGGCGACGGCTCGGGAACGGTTCTGTCGGTCGATCACGGGGTGTTGCGCGACGAACTCAAGACCGCGCTGGCCTACGGAGACGGCGAGCGCGTCCGCTGGACGGAGACGCACACCCTGGATCGGGCTCGAGAACTCGCTACCGACCACCGCGACCGGCTCGAGTAG
- a CDS encoding DUF7128 family protein, which translates to MVVQTERDDATWYECETCGLLFDEKSDATEHERHCDGSDPSYIQ; encoded by the coding sequence ATGGTGGTCCAGACCGAACGGGACGACGCCACCTGGTACGAGTGCGAGACTTGCGGACTCCTCTTCGACGAGAAGTCCGACGCCACCGAACACGAGCGACACTGCGACGGAAGCGATCCATCCTACATCCAGTGA
- a CDS encoding AAA family ATPase, with translation MSGSDANGVRLSVRAAEKRDAGRGVARIPERARRQLGVLSGDTVVIEGSKTTVAKMWPADPSVPETVVQIDGDTRANAGVHVGDSVTVRPKDTSTIREAERVTLAPPPSLAASERQVAERNAAQKLRNRPVRSGEQIRIEGVSQDPFSVVDTTPDGDVRITSTTTVRIADPEARTSGDDGSSARSSASASGTSAGGDADPDAVVEPEQTAGPTYEDIGGLDEELEQVREMIELPLSEPELFRRLGVEPPSGVLLYGPPGTGKTLIARAVANEVDASFETISGPEIMSKYKGESEEQLREVFDRARENAPSIIFFDEIDSIAGARGDDSDAENRIVGQLLTLMDGLDARGEVIVIGATNRVDVIDPALRRGGRFDREIQIGVPDKEGRKEILEVHTRGMPLADDVSVETIARRTHGFVGADLDAVASEAAMAAIRERPTEADDREEWNRDPKVTRAHFDTALASVEPSAMREYVAESPGIDFSDVGGLEDAKATLRESVEWPLTYDRLFEETNTEPPSGVLLYGPPGTGKTLLARALAGETDVNFVRVDGPEIVDRYVGESEKAIRKVFERARQAAPSIVFFDEIDAITAARGEGHEVTERVVSQLLTELDGMRENPNLVVLAATNRKDQIDPALLRPGRLDTHVLVGEPDLEAREKILEVHTRGKPLADDVDVADLAAELEGYTGADLEALVRTASMKAIREVANAYEPEEANERADEVLIERRHLEKAREKVDASG, from the coding sequence ATGAGTGGGTCGGATGCGAACGGAGTTCGCCTATCGGTTCGAGCCGCGGAAAAGCGCGACGCGGGTCGCGGCGTCGCGCGCATCCCGGAGCGGGCGCGGCGCCAGCTGGGCGTGTTGAGCGGCGACACCGTCGTGATCGAGGGCTCGAAGACGACGGTCGCGAAGATGTGGCCGGCCGATCCGTCGGTCCCGGAGACCGTCGTCCAGATCGACGGCGATACCCGCGCGAACGCCGGCGTTCACGTCGGCGACTCGGTTACCGTCAGGCCGAAAGACACGTCGACGATCCGGGAGGCCGAGCGAGTGACGCTCGCGCCGCCCCCATCGCTCGCCGCGAGCGAACGGCAAGTCGCCGAGCGAAACGCCGCCCAGAAGCTCCGAAATCGGCCGGTCCGATCCGGCGAACAGATCCGGATCGAGGGCGTCAGCCAGGACCCGTTCAGCGTCGTCGACACCACCCCGGACGGCGACGTGCGGATCACCAGTACGACGACGGTCCGGATCGCCGACCCCGAGGCCCGGACGAGCGGTGACGACGGATCGAGCGCTCGGTCGTCCGCCTCCGCGTCCGGCACGAGCGCCGGCGGAGACGCCGATCCGGACGCCGTCGTCGAACCCGAGCAGACCGCCGGACCGACCTACGAGGACATCGGGGGCCTGGACGAGGAACTCGAGCAGGTCCGCGAGATGATCGAGCTTCCGCTGTCGGAGCCGGAGCTGTTCCGGCGACTCGGCGTCGAACCGCCCTCGGGCGTCCTGCTCTACGGCCCGCCGGGGACGGGCAAGACGCTGATCGCCCGCGCCGTCGCGAACGAGGTCGACGCCTCCTTCGAGACGATCTCCGGCCCGGAGATCATGTCGAAGTACAAGGGCGAGTCCGAGGAGCAACTCCGCGAGGTGTTCGACCGGGCCCGGGAGAACGCCCCGTCGATCATCTTTTTCGACGAGATCGACTCCATCGCCGGCGCCCGCGGTGACGACAGCGACGCCGAGAACCGCATCGTCGGCCAGCTGCTGACGCTGATGGACGGTCTCGACGCTCGCGGCGAAGTGATCGTCATCGGCGCGACTAACCGCGTCGACGTCATCGACCCCGCGCTGCGCCGCGGCGGCCGGTTCGACCGCGAGATTCAGATCGGCGTCCCGGACAAGGAGGGCCGCAAGGAGATTCTCGAGGTCCACACCCGCGGGATGCCCCTCGCGGACGACGTAAGCGTCGAGACGATCGCCCGGCGGACTCACGGCTTCGTCGGCGCGGATCTCGACGCCGTCGCGAGCGAGGCTGCGATGGCCGCGATCCGGGAGCGGCCGACCGAGGCCGACGACCGGGAGGAGTGGAACCGCGATCCGAAGGTCACCAGGGCCCACTTCGACACCGCGCTCGCGTCCGTCGAACCCTCGGCGATGCGGGAGTACGTCGCGGAGTCACCAGGGATCGACTTCTCGGACGTCGGCGGACTCGAGGACGCCAAGGCCACGCTTCGGGAATCGGTCGAGTGGCCGCTCACCTACGATCGGCTCTTCGAGGAGACGAACACCGAGCCGCCCTCCGGCGTGTTGCTGTACGGTCCGCCGGGCACGGGCAAGACGCTCCTCGCCCGCGCGCTCGCCGGGGAGACGGACGTCAACTTCGTGCGGGTCGACGGGCCCGAGATCGTCGACCGCTACGTCGGCGAGAGCGAGAAGGCGATCCGGAAGGTGTTCGAGCGCGCCCGCCAGGCCGCCCCGTCGATCGTCTTCTTCGACGAGATCGACGCCATCACGGCCGCCCGCGGCGAGGGCCACGAGGTGACCGAGCGCGTCGTCTCGCAGCTGCTGACCGAACTCGACGGGATGCGGGAGAATCCGAACCTCGTCGTGCTAGCCGCGACGAACCGCAAGGACCAGATCGACCCCGCTCTGCTCCGGCCCGGCCGCCTCGACACCCACGTCCTCGTCGGCGAACCGGACCTCGAGGCCCGCGAGAAGATTCTCGAGGTCCACACCCGCGGGAAGCCCCTGGCCGACGACGTGGACGTCGCCGACCTCGCGGCCGAACTCGAGGGCTACACCGGCGCGGATCTCGAGGCGCTCGTCCGAACGGCCTCCATGAAGGCGATCCGCGAGGTCGCGAACGCCTACGAGCCCGAGGAAGCGAACGAGCGGGCGGACGAGGTCCTGATCGAGCGGCGGCACCTCGAGAAAGCGCGCGAGAAGGTGGATGCCTCCGGCTGA
- a CDS encoding amidohydrolase family protein: MNNSSSSSGDSPSCSSESSGSNAVGVTRSEPTATRRRHLAITAGVGLIATTGGCLFIDSDESIAESGTPGQTARIPDDSETVDDLPLFDAHTHVVPTKARGRDPLSADELVDRMDDHGVDRAVVLAFDSPESYPVQAPSWWVLEETDAYPDRLVPFCTIDPRTLIYGTDTADELLERYVERGARGFGELKVGMAVDDERLETLYERCADYELPILFHTDRQMMTDEVGLPRLENVLASYPEVDFVAHAHGWWAHISADVEPEDRGRLPEGSIESPGRVSELLAEYDNIYGDVSTLAGWNALTRDEAYGQAFLESHHDQLVFGSDYLFPGQDVPQFDLFERFELELDAWANVRYRNLEGLLR, translated from the coding sequence ATGAATAATTCGTCCTCCTCCTCTGGTGATTCACCCTCCTGCAGCTCCGAGTCGTCCGGATCGAACGCTGTCGGCGTCACGCGCTCGGAACCGACCGCGACGCGACGACGACATCTCGCGATAACTGCGGGCGTCGGTCTCATCGCGACCACCGGCGGGTGTTTGTTCATCGATTCCGACGAATCGATAGCGGAGTCCGGAACGCCGGGGCAAACCGCGAGGATACCGGACGACTCGGAGACCGTCGACGACCTTCCGCTGTTCGACGCTCACACGCACGTCGTCCCGACGAAAGCCCGAGGTCGCGACCCGCTTTCCGCCGACGAACTCGTCGACCGGATGGACGACCACGGCGTCGATCGTGCGGTCGTCCTCGCGTTCGACTCTCCCGAGAGCTATCCGGTCCAAGCGCCGAGCTGGTGGGTGCTCGAGGAGACCGACGCCTATCCCGACCGACTCGTCCCCTTCTGCACGATCGACCCGCGCACCCTGATCTACGGGACGGACACCGCCGACGAACTCCTCGAGCGCTACGTCGAGCGCGGCGCTCGCGGGTTCGGCGAACTGAAAGTCGGGATGGCCGTCGACGACGAGCGCCTCGAGACGCTGTACGAGCGCTGTGCCGACTACGAGTTGCCGATCCTCTTTCACACCGATCGGCAGATGATGACGGACGAGGTCGGTCTCCCGCGCCTCGAGAACGTGCTGGCCTCGTACCCGGAGGTCGATTTCGTCGCCCACGCCCACGGGTGGTGGGCACACATCTCCGCTGACGTCGAGCCGGAGGATCGCGGCCGTCTCCCGGAGGGATCGATCGAATCTCCCGGCCGCGTTTCGGAACTGCTCGCGGAGTACGACAACATCTACGGTGACGTCTCTACGCTGGCGGGATGGAACGCGCTCACCCGCGACGAAGCGTACGGGCAAGCGTTTCTCGAGTCGCACCACGACCAGCTCGTTTTCGGGAGCGACTATCTCTTTCCCGGACAGGACGTTCCGCAGTTCGACCTGTTCGAGCGGTTCGAGCTCGAGCTCGACGCGTGGGCGAACGTTCGGTATCGCAATCTCGAGGGGCTGCTTCGCTGA
- a CDS encoding protein sorting system archaetidylserine decarboxylase, whose amino-acid sequence MNFAPGAWKYAIVPLLAAPFALLYSVAASFVALVVGAAALAFFRDPDRTPPPSGVVSPADGNVSVLREEGERVRLGIFMNVWHVHVVRAPFAGTVTDVEHVPGANRPAFSKESDRNERVHVEFETDSPHLPDLAVGDGSSDETDPVGPTTAPATVTFIAGAFARRIFPYVEPDEELERGQRLGHIAFGSRVDLLFPPSVDLKDVAVAKGDSTTAGETVVLESATEDSLLDAGLGDSPSSESDDTATGAS is encoded by the coding sequence ATGAACTTCGCTCCGGGGGCCTGGAAGTACGCCATCGTCCCCCTGTTGGCGGCGCCGTTCGCGCTGCTCTACAGCGTCGCAGCCAGCTTCGTCGCACTCGTCGTCGGGGCCGCGGCGCTCGCGTTCTTCCGCGATCCGGACCGGACCCCGCCGCCGAGCGGCGTCGTCTCGCCCGCCGACGGGAACGTCTCGGTCCTCCGCGAGGAGGGCGAGCGGGTCCGCCTCGGGATCTTCATGAACGTCTGGCACGTCCACGTCGTCCGCGCGCCGTTCGCGGGTACGGTCACCGACGTCGAGCACGTCCCCGGGGCGAATCGCCCCGCGTTCTCGAAGGAGTCGGACCGCAACGAACGCGTCCACGTCGAGTTCGAGACCGACTCGCCGCACCTTCCCGACCTGGCGGTCGGCGACGGCTCGAGCGACGAGACGGACCCGGTCGGACCGACGACGGCGCCGGCGACCGTCACGTTCATCGCCGGCGCGTTCGCCCGCCGGATCTTTCCCTACGTCGAACCCGACGAGGAGCTCGAGCGCGGGCAACGGCTCGGTCACATCGCCTTCGGAAGCCGCGTCGACCTGCTCTTTCCGCCCAGCGTCGACCTCAAGGACGTCGCCGTCGCGAAGGGCGATTCGACGACCGCCGGCGAGACGGTCGTGCTCGAGTCAGCGACCGAGGATTCGCTGCTCGATGCGGGACTCGGAGACTCGCCCTCGAGCGAGTCCGACGATACCGCAACCGGCGCGTCGTGA